The region AATATTTGGGATAAAACAAATGATGCAAACTGAAGAGTTAcaagtttatttttctataaaattatattaaattactatgtataataaagttgaattcaatataatactaataataatgctttattatgtacatttacTGTGACTCGCTTcgaatttttctcttaaatatttcagacCAGCCATAATGTTTACTTCATTTATATTTCGTGACACGGCGTCTTGCTTGTTTGTGTGACCGACACTGTTGGAAGCGGAAGATGAAACGTCATTTTCACCAGGAAGGGGGATATTCATATCGTCTGTTTGTTTTTGCTGTTCAGGCGTATATATCTCAGACGAGCCATATACATTTCGTGAATACGTGCTGGATAGATGAGTAAAAGGTGATGAAACGGTCGTTTGTTCCTGAGAAAAGGTCACAGCGGGAGTTGTTGCCGGTCCTCGTGTACTTTTCGACACGTCGTGGGAGCTGGTCGTGGCCGCGTTGTATCCCGGTAAATTGTTTTTGTCCATCTGACTCGTGCTATCGCGGTCTTGAGCACGGAAAACTGTCTCCGTACCGACAGACGCGTTACCGTCTTGACGCGTCTGTAAATTGGTGATAGATTCTTCAATGGATTTCTGAGAGTTACAAGTGTCTGCGTTATCTGgcttttcgttttctttacGAATCAACTGCTCATCGTTCTGAGAACAGTTGTAAAATCCACCACTcgtaaaattatcataaactGGCCCAAATTCGTTAATTCTTTGCGCTCTACATTTATCTACCCATTCTTCTTGCGACATTACGCGCCAGTGATTCTTCTTGCCCAGAAGTTCTCCAAAGGCTTTTATCTTATCCTCATCCGTAGTTTCTTTTTCCTGGATAGATGCATCCACGACACTTGTGGCTACACGATCAGCCGTCTCCATAGACTTTTCAGCAGACTCGTCTTTATTTTCCGcagatttattatacatttcttggGCCAACTCCTCCTCCGTAGGCTCCGCTGGCAAGCCCGCTCTGATACGCTGTCTAATTCTCGCTGCCTTCAATCTATTCTGTTCCATTCTCTCCTTCAGTTCCTCGATCTCCTTCCGTTCCCTCtgctttctctctgtctccttCCTCAAGTTCGCCAGGTTTTCTTGCTGCTTTATTCTCTCCTCCTCGTCTTGCGAAAACGCGTAGTAACCGACGCCGTGCGCTCGCGCCTCGTCGAACAATATGTCTTGATAATGTATATCAGCTTTGTCCGCAAGCTTTCGCGTTTGTTCTTCCCATTTTCTTCTCATGATTTCTATCTCAGGTTCTTTCTCCTGCACAGAGTATTGCTCCTtgttttcctcttcttcctcttcacCGAGATGTTTCTTCATTATTTCCTGCTTTATGAAATCATCCTTCTTCCGCATGTGGGGCAGATCCTCCCGCAAACACTTTCTCGTACGGCCAAAACAATCCTGATACTCGACCCACGTTTCCTCCGGCTCCAAGGGATCGTCTTCATTAATCGTCTCATCCACGACGTCTTGGTCGGGTTCGTCCAATTTATTCTCAAAATCGACCaaaaatttatcgttattattctTTGATTTCTTCAACCTCTCATATAATCTTGATTTAGCTTCCAACattaattttgactttttgtgGGCGACAATATCCTCCGAGTCCATCCTCGGTCTCTTGGCCTTCTCTTCAGCACGACCGTCTGCAACAGTCTTTTTGCTCTTCTTCTTATTCTTACTCAACAGTGGCAGCGCTGTGACAGGCTCGGTCTTCAACTTGGCCTCGTTTACTTCAGCTTGTTTCCTCAACAGTTCTGCTTTCAGGCCCACCAAGGATGAAAAGTTGACGTTTATCTTTTTCGTCATGTTCATCTTTTTTTGGAGCGTATTCTCAACTTGACAATATCTCGGCAAGTAAAGAGAGCACTTGCCGCCCAAGTCCAGAATACAGACcgtcgatatatatatatatattccccTGAAAAACACAAGATATTATTAGATCGAATTTACTCACAATCAGAACGACTCATTCGTTTAACGATCTGTCATAATAACACTTACGTGACGTACTTGACGGAAGGCTCAAGACGTATGCTTTACGTATGCACGTGAACAACGtgcgtaaataaatttcataacgTTCCAAATAAGTGGAAACGTGGAACGTTTCTTCGAGACAGTTCGAGATGACAGACGAGGTTATGTTGTGTTTTGCAATCTGACCATAGGATATAACGTAACGCAGATTTACTAGTTTGTAGAGAGTGAGCggcataaaatttaaatgatggCAGGCATGTTGAAAATTTCTGGATggcaaagaaataaaaaaaaatcgcaaacgACTTGTAGAAAAGAGTAAAAGTACGAcctaataaattaatcgccACGTAAATTAATTGGAGTTTGGAGAATAAACCTCGACTCGATTTATCGTGACGTCACGTCTACCTCGTGCGAGAGCAAACCGGAGGCGGCCATCTTGCCCCGGCGCGCGTCTGAACTTTCGAAAGTCACGTGACGCGTTTGAAAGCGAGAGCGAGGTTGCACCACGTTGGAGGACGTCTtcgaaattttctctttttcacgCCCGTCGCGAAACTGCGAGTGCGAAACCCGGCGACATCCTCGAGGCCTCGAGGTCGTTAGCCATCTTAATTCGAATTCACGCGTACGGGCACGCCGTATAGCTTCCAAGTCGAGAGATTTGCGCGGCACGTAGATCGCTGGAAAAAAAGGGGCTGGAAGGGCCGGGGTGAAGCGAGACTAGcgagaggaaggaagaaaggaagaagagaggaCGCATTTCGAAATCTACCGATagtacatgtaaaaaaaacctaTGTAAAATATCTGTAACGTTTATTAGAAGCGATACCGCAAGTCTACGGCATACATAACGCCAACTATAGATTTTCGGCGCGAGTATATTTCGGAACGCACCGGCCGCGGCACGGCACTCGCggctcgcgtcgcgtcgcggtaGAGGTCCAGACTCCAGAGGTGTCGAGGACGTCCAATGGAAGAATAGGCGGAAGAGGAGGAAGTCAAGTCCTCGTGATCGTCgcgactcggcactcggcagtTATCGCGCGGCGACGGTTATCTATCCGCAAGATCGATTCTCGATTGCCCGGGGATCACTCGCGTGCCCGTGCCGCATATCAAGGGCGCCCGGCGCAGTTCCGCCGTTTCGTTTCGTTGTCGACGTAGCGTCGTTGAGTCCTCGGGGAAAAGAAGAGCCTTGGAAGACGCGGAAGCACGCGGGACTACGAAGCCGGGTGGATCGGTGCGCGCGCTATTTCCGAGGTAAGtagagcgagagggagagagagagagagagagagtttagTCGTTGGTCGTTCCTCGTGGTCGACGTAAAATCTCGTGATTCCCAGTGATTCCATCTCAGCCCGTTCGCGACTATCCCTCGCGACGGTAGCCGTGCGCACGCGGTTTCTCGGCAATCCGTAGCGGAGACCAGTTCCAGCAACAGTTAGCAGCAGCGGCAAGCCGGCTAAGGGCACCGGTCGGAGCTAAATGGCACCGCGCAGGCAGGCGAAGCAAGCGGCGGCGGAGAGCGTCgtggccgccgccgccgccgccgccgccgacggCAACGTGACGCCGCCGAAGAAGAGGAAGGTGGTCGCGAAGCAGGCTTCGGACGAGCCGAAGCAGATCAAGGGCAGCCAGGGCAGGACGACTCGGCAAGCGAAGGCGGCGAAGCAGGAGAGCAAGGAGGCTGGCGGGCCGGCTAGTACGACGAACAAGTCACGCGGTAAGCAGAAAACGGCCGCCAGTCCTGCTGCCGCTGCGAAAACCGACACGAGGAGCAAGTCTAAGAAGCAAACCAACAAAGAACCGGAGGACGCGACGGTAGACAACCATGCCGGCGAGGAGGTAGCCGAAAAAAGGACTCGCGGCGGCAAGACCGCGACTACGGCAAAAAAGGCGGGAACCAAGGCGACCACGGCGAAGCCAAAGGCCAAGGCAGCACCGGCTGCTAAAAAGCAAAAGACCCGAGCCACGGATGAAGAAGATGCTGGAGATTCCGGGAAGACGGCCGCTGGTGCGAGTCCTGCGAAGAGGACAACTCGTCGCATGAAAATGGTTGTGGAAAGCGCGGCGCAGGCAAAACCTCCTGCAAAGGCATCTAGGAAACGCAAGAACGCGGACGAAGCTCGTCTGGAGGCACAAGCCAccaaggaggaggaggaggaggaggaagaggaagaagatgaAGTAAAGGCGGCCAAAAAACCTCGCAGCAGAGCAAAGAAGGTGGAACCTGATGATGCACGTAAGTTGCTTCTTTTATCTCGTCAGATTTGCCGGTGGTGTCTTTGGTGATGGTCACAGATATATTTGCAGAAAACTAGAAtggaagaatttttatttcaaagttttaataaatttttgataaattccAACAGtgtttcaatgaatttttcagGCATCCTGTATAATTTAGATGTGCACAAAATAATGAacaaatttacaaaatgtaCTGATCGATATATTCAAGGTTTTATCAATGTTTATTGTGAACAAAGGCTTTCACATGGCTGACGTTAAAAAGTTGTCAATGTTTGGATACCATTTGCCGTGTATAtttgttttagaaaaatttctattaccTGTGCTCGTTGAGCAATCGTGTTACGTATACAACTTTTTGTCATTTGTAGCCATGACGACGTCCATGAGGGGAAGAGCCAAGAAAAATCCGGCAAACAAAGTTGCTAAACCACCGCCAGAGGAGGCAGAAatcaaaaaacaaaatggcaAGGAACAAAACGGAGCGGTACAAGAAGACACGtcaaaagcaaaaaatttgaaaaatgcaaAGAAAGGAACGGCAAAAAAAGCTGCTCCTAGGGAAAAACTTGTTGCTGCGGCAGTCAAGGCCGATGAGCAGCAGGCTCAAGCAGAAGAGGCAGCAGCGATCCCTCAAGTGGTGGATGTCAAAGAAAATGGAGAAGCACACGTTGTGGCAGAGCTCAAACAGAAAAGGAGAAATGCGGGGAAAGCGATTGCAGAAGCAATGAATGGAAAAGTTGAAGCCAagaaaagacagaaaaaaggACAAGCGGCTGCGACGTCTATTGATGATGAGAAAGAAGCAACAAAGGACGGAACTAATGAAACATCAGATAATGAAAATACCGAGGTGAATGTGGCACCAGAAATAGAAGAGATTGACATCAAAGATGTTGACTTGATCAAAGATGACGAAGTCTTACAGAGCGAAGAAAAAGCAACCGATTTTAATGATAGTAAAGCAGACTCGACGAAAAATGATTCAGACACATCGATTAAAGAAGGGGAAAGATCAGGAACTTTTTTGTGCTTTTAAACAAATACCAAACTGTTACAAAGGATAGAATGGCACAAGCCACAGAGGTTGGAgggaaatttaataatattttatatttgttcaatAGACGCACACGGAAAAATCGCGCTTATATGGGGTAGGAAGaaggaggggggggggtaatctgatgttttaatatatttatcgaaataCTTGCAGCGTAAACGGTTGAGTCTCAAGTCCCTGATCTATCGCTGTAGTCATGACCTAGGGGGTGATTTTAGTATCGGATCACAGGGAACTTGATGATATTCTtaggatatttattttttttttttttgcgagaaaaaaaagcaaagGATTTATACACGAAAGTTTCACACCAGCGTCTGTATTATTGTGTAAGTGCTTGTAATAAGCGTGATAAAGCGTGTTACCGGAAAATGTTTCGagcaaaacatatttttttaaagatgtcttatcgaaaatgtttaatattggATTTTCAGCTATATATCGATAACATGTAGTgccataaaaaaagtttttgataGGCTTTGTGCGATATTCTTGATTCCTATCTGGGCAGCATCTGCTAAAGTCTTACAAGAGTAAAGAtctattatgtataaatagtaaatatttatatgtataataataataattataattaatagtaatatgttaatattattatatattataataaatattgttatcgAACAAACTGCTGTCCATGTAGGAGTTGGTacgttacatatttttctaaaaggaTAAGCGATACTTGtaacgcgcgcacacacacacacacatacacatatgtacACATTGTTTCCGTTTCTCTAGTCCCGTAGTTTTACTTCAAACatttattcttcttattaACGATGCAGTTAATCAAACGTGCTTTTAACAAGAAAACTTCGAGTTTGCAGCTTCGGGCTTTTATGAAACAGAGAACCTTTTTGatgttaaacaaattttgtatattcttttttttttttattaccattAGACTACGATTATACTTAAAATGTCATTGGGCGCGTAAAAGTCAACAAAGCAGTCTGCTGCGCAGTTGACAAACAGCAGCTCGTATATCATTGGGATGCATAT is a window of Temnothorax longispinosus isolate EJ_2023e chromosome 1, Tlon_JGU_v1, whole genome shotgun sequence DNA encoding:
- the LOC139823804 gene encoding uncharacterized protein yields the protein MNMTKKINVNFSSLVGLKAELLRKQAEVNEAKLKTEPVTALPLLSKNKKKSKKTVADGRAEEKAKRPRMDSEDIVAHKKSKLMLEAKSRLYERLKKSKNNNDKFLVDFENKLDEPDQDVVDETINEDDPLEPEETWVEYQDCFGRTRKCLREDLPHMRKKDDFIKQEIMKKHLGEEEEEENKEQYSVQEKEPEIEIMRRKWEEQTRKLADKADIHYQDILFDEARAHGVGYYAFSQDEEERIKQQENLANLRKETERKQRERKEIEELKERMEQNRLKAARIRQRIRAGLPAEPTEEELAQEMYNKSAENKDESAEKSMETADRVATSVVDASIQEKETTDEDKIKAFGELLGKKNHWRVMSQEEWVDKCRAQRINEFGPVYDNFTSGGFYNCSQNDEQLIRKENEKPDNADTCNSQKSIEESITNLQTRQDGNASVGTETVFRAQDRDSTSQMDKNNLPGYNAATTSSHDVSKSTRGPATTPAVTFSQEQTTVSSPFTHLSSTYSRNVYGSSEIYTPEQQKQTDDMNIPLPGENDVSSSASNSVGHTNKQDAVSRNINEVNIMAGLKYLREKFEASHSKCT
- the LOC139823843 gene encoding uncharacterized protein, translated to MAPRRQAKQAAAESVVAAAAAAAADGNVTPPKKRKVVAKQASDEPKQIKGSQGRTTRQAKAAKQESKEAGGPASTTNKSRGKQKTAASPAAAAKTDTRSKSKKQTNKEPEDATVDNHAGEEVAEKRTRGGKTATTAKKAGTKATTAKPKAKAAPAAKKQKTRATDEEDAGDSGKTAAGASPAKRTTRRMKMVVESAAQAKPPAKASRKRKNADEARLEAQATKEEEEEEEEEEDEVKAAKKPRSRAKKVEPDDAPMTTSMRGRAKKNPANKVAKPPPEEAEIKKQNGKEQNGAVQEDTSKAKNLKNAKKGTAKKAAPREKLVAAAVKADEQQAQAEEAAAIPQVVDVKENGEAHVVAELKQKRRNAGKAIAEAMNGKVEAKKRQKKGQAAATSIDDEKEATKDGTNETSDNENTEVNVAPEIEEIDIKDVDLIKDDEVLQSEEKATDFNDSKADSTKNDSDTSIKEGERSGTFLCF